The following coding sequences are from one Trueperaceae bacterium window:
- a CDS encoding ketol-acid reductoisomerase → MATIYYDSDANLEHLKDQTIAVIGYGSQGHAHALNAKDSGLEVIVGLRKGSNSWDEAESKGLKVVEVAEAARLGDLVMVLLPDEVQRSVYETEIEPHLEDGNALLFAHGFNVHFGQINAPEGVDVFMIAPKGPGHLVRRVFTEGAGVPCLLAIQQDPSSTAHQRALAYAKAIGGTRGGVIETTFKEETETDLFGEQAVLCGGVTALMKSGFDTLVAAGYQPEVAYFECVHEMKLIVDLIYEGGLEKMRFSVSNTAEYGDYVTGSRVVTEQTQAEMKRILQDVQAGVFAKDYLTDFQVGQPRLKMGRRNTEESLLSKVGKRLRRMMPFIGD, encoded by the coding sequence ATGGCTACAATTTACTACGATAGTGACGCGAACTTAGAGCATCTTAAAGATCAAACCATTGCAGTAATTGGTTACGGGTCTCAAGGACACGCCCATGCACTCAATGCCAAAGATTCAGGATTGGAAGTAATAGTTGGCTTAAGAAAAGGATCAAATTCCTGGGATGAGGCTGAATCTAAAGGCCTAAAAGTTGTAGAAGTAGCTGAGGCAGCTCGCCTTGGTGACCTAGTTATGGTGTTGCTACCAGACGAGGTCCAGAGGTCAGTGTATGAGACAGAAATAGAACCTCATTTGGAAGATGGTAATGCTCTGCTATTCGCCCATGGATTCAATGTACACTTCGGACAAATCAATGCTCCAGAGGGTGTCGACGTGTTCATGATCGCTCCTAAAGGCCCTGGACACCTCGTGCGTCGTGTATTCACCGAAGGTGCCGGTGTGCCCTGTCTGCTAGCCATTCAGCAGGATCCGTCGTCTACTGCCCATCAAAGGGCACTTGCCTACGCAAAGGCTATCGGAGGTACTCGGGGCGGAGTTATTGAAACAACATTCAAAGAGGAAACCGAGACTGATCTTTTCGGAGAGCAGGCGGTCCTGTGCGGTGGGGTCACTGCACTCATGAAATCAGGTTTCGATACGTTAGTAGCCGCAGGTTACCAACCTGAAGTTGCATATTTTGAGTGTGTTCACGAAATGAAACTTATCGTTGACCTCATCTATGAAGGCGGGCTAGAAAAAATGCGGTTTTCCGTATCGAATACCGCAGAATACGGCGATTACGTAACAGGGTCCCGTGTCGTCACGGAACAAACACAGGCAGAAATGAAACGCATATTACAAGACGTACAGGCCGGTGTATTTGCGAAGGATTATCTGACCGATTTTCAGGTTGGTCAACCGCGGTTAAAAATGGGTAGGCGCAATACTGAGGAATCCTTATTAAGTAAGGTGGGTAAGCGACTGCGTCGTATGATGCCCTTTATCGGTGATTAA
- a CDS encoding acetolactate synthase small subunit, whose product MNQHIMSVTVRDKPGVLVRIAGLFARRGFNIESLSVAQSSRPGLSRTTFVISSQDESIEQVEKQLQKLIDVVKVIDHTESNYVDRELMLIKVRVDTPDDRVEIRQIAQDFRARIVDVAREGLVFEVTGDEGKLRAFIEQMRAFGIIELIRTGRIALTRSGSDAETKIDRAQAP is encoded by the coding sequence ATGAACCAGCACATCATGAGTGTAACTGTACGCGACAAACCAGGCGTGCTTGTCAGGATTGCCGGGTTGTTCGCACGTCGCGGCTTTAATATTGAGTCCCTTTCGGTTGCTCAATCTAGTCGACCGGGACTGAGCCGGACTACATTCGTGATAAGTAGTCAAGATGAGTCGATTGAACAGGTTGAGAAGCAGCTTCAAAAACTTATTGATGTAGTGAAAGTCATCGACCACACTGAATCAAACTATGTCGATCGGGAATTGATGTTGATTAAAGTAAGAGTAGATACCCCCGACGATCGCGTGGAAATACGGCAGATAGCCCAAGATTTCCGAGCTCGAATTGTCGATGTAGCCCGGGAGGGTTTGGTTTTTGAGGTAACTGGTGACGAAGGTAAGTTGAGAGCCTTCATTGAACAAATGCGCGCGTTCGGTATTATTGAATTGATTAGAACAGGTCGTATCGCTCTTACGCGGAGCGGATCTGATGCTGAAACGAAAATTGATCGGGCCCAAGCGCCCTAA